Proteins from a single region of bacterium:
- a CDS encoding cation diffusion facilitator family transporter, translating into MVSQILEKGSDVTLSEDMYRSGIRVTVVGMVINVLLIILKLFGGIFGSSAAMIADAIHSASDFLTDIGVIIGLKFLSKPPDSSHAYGHGRVETVISLIMGLVIIITGFGIFRNGGHAIIHFFGGVSPVMPGVIALVMGIVSILSKEGLFWYTRFVARRVGSRSIEANAWHHRSDAFSSVGTVLGIGGAIVLGEHWTVLDPVAAVFVSFLIMKVGVDICWSAFRELSDESLSTDVRDTLETAIKQVEGIRGFHHVRTRSLGRYVTVDAHVQVDPELSVRAGHNIAHKVENAIRRVVKNAAFVTIHVEPKDDRI; encoded by the coding sequence ATGGTTTCTCAAATTCTGGAAAAAGGTTCCGATGTGACTCTCTCCGAGGATATGTACCGGTCGGGTATACGAGTCACCGTGGTCGGTATGGTTATAAATGTATTGCTCATTATTCTCAAGTTATTCGGTGGAATTTTCGGGTCTTCGGCGGCCATGATCGCCGATGCGATACATTCGGCGTCGGATTTCCTGACCGATATCGGCGTTATTATCGGTCTCAAGTTTCTGTCGAAGCCGCCGGACAGTTCCCATGCATATGGTCACGGCCGTGTGGAAACCGTGATATCCTTAATCATGGGGCTTGTCATCATTATTACCGGATTTGGAATTTTCAGGAACGGCGGCCATGCAATAATTCATTTTTTCGGTGGAGTATCCCCCGTAATGCCGGGAGTGATTGCTCTCGTCATGGGAATTGTATCCATCCTGTCGAAAGAGGGCCTGTTCTGGTATACCCGTTTTGTGGCACGCCGTGTCGGCTCACGGTCTATTGAGGCGAATGCATGGCATCACCGTTCCGATGCCTTTTCGTCCGTAGGCACGGTGCTGGGAATCGGCGGGGCGATCGTTCTGGGAGAACACTGGACTGTTCTCGACCCTGTTGCTGCCGTTTTCGTGAGCTTTCTTATCATGAAAGTCGGTGTGGACATCTGCTGGAGCGCATTCAGGGAGCTTTCCGATGAGTCCCTCTCCACCGATGTCCGGGATACGCTCGAAACGGCTATCAAGCAGGTCGAGGGGATCAGGGGATTCCACCATGTCCGGACACGGTCGCTCGGCAGGTATGTTACCGTGGATGCCCATGTGCAGGTCGATCCGGAGCTGTCAGTTCGCGCGGGGCATAATATTGCTCATAAAGTTGAGAATGCCATCCGCCGTGTGGTAAAAAACGCCGCGTTTGTTACCATCCATGTTGAGCCCAAGGATGATAGAATATAG